Proteins encoded in a region of the Campylobacter geochelonis genome:
- a CDS encoding calcium-binding protein, which yields MSREIEAKRELDRAEMRLLISKNEILKPVDDLSKFGSYASQLLAQTENERMVGGIFGIISGNFINLTKSEDIVRTIINLGIDVVTGIIFKSTPIGMVLGYIVGETVKDFANNVYDWATNKTLDIPEVTSNGFIKVTMPDGEVYARPLTLDARGLIIGGNGDDVLFGGNGNDTLQGNSGSDILLGGFGNDTYNANIRYNSHLHKK from the coding sequence ATGAGTAGAGAAATAGAAGCAAAAAGAGAGTTAGATAGAGCCGAAATGCGTTTGTTGATTTCTAAAAATGAAATTTTAAAACCAGTCGATGATTTAAGTAAATTTGGTTCTTATGCTTCTCAATTATTAGCACAGACAGAGAATGAAAGAATGGTAGGCGGTATATTTGGCATTATTTCTGGCAATTTTATAAATTTAACTAAAAGTGAAGATATAGTTAGAACCATAATAAATTTGGGAATAGATGTGGTTACTGGTATAATTTTTAAATCAACACCAATAGGTATGGTTCTTGGATATATTGTTGGAGAAACAGTAAAAGATTTTGCAAATAATGTTTATGATTGGGCAACAAATAAAACTTTAGACATCCCAGAAGTCACATCAAATGGTTTTATAAAAGTTACTATGCCAGATGGTGAAGTATATGCTAGACCACTTACTCTTGATGCTAGAGGATTAATTATTGGTGGAAATGGTGATGATGTATTATTTGGTGGCAATGGTAATGATACACTTCAAGGAAATAGCGGAAGCGATATTTTACTTGGCGGTTTTGGAAATGATACTTATAATGCAAATATACGATACAATAGTCATCTACACAAAAAATAA
- a CDS encoding response regulator transcription factor, which produces MIKILMIEDDVELAEILTEYLEQFDMSIIIADDPYIGLSKLKLENFDIVILDLTLPGLDGLEVCKEIRKTSAIPIIISSARHDLTDKVNAFDFGADDYLPKPYNPQELLVRIKSLIRRSEGKVSVADSKNLKKDLVLNEFEHIITLNDQPLNLTVAEYDILSYLIKKEGGAITREELIYNCDAISEDSTNKSIDVIIGRIRTKLGENSKEPKYIHAIRGVGYKLTQ; this is translated from the coding sequence ATGATAAAAATTTTGATGATTGAAGATGATGTAGAGTTAGCAGAGATTTTAACAGAGTATTTAGAGCAGTTTGATATGAGTATTATCATTGCAGATGACCCATATATAGGACTTTCAAAGTTAAAATTAGAAAATTTTGATATAGTTATACTTGATCTTACACTTCCTGGGCTTGATGGACTAGAAGTGTGCAAAGAGATAAGAAAAACTAGCGCTATACCTATAATCATATCAAGCGCAAGGCACGATTTAACCGATAAAGTCAACGCTTTTGACTTTGGGGCTGATGACTACTTACCAAAACCTTACAACCCACAAGAGCTTCTAGTTAGGATAAAAAGCCTTATAAGAAGAAGTGAAGGCAAAGTTAGCGTTGCAGATAGCAAAAACTTAAAAAAAGATTTAGTTTTAAATGAATTTGAACACATCATCACACTTAATGATCAACCGCTAAATTTAACAGTCGCAGAGTATGATATACTAAGTTACTTGATTAAAAAAGAAGGTGGCGCTATCACAAGAGAAGAGCTTATATATAACTGCGATGCGATAAGCGAAGACTCAACAAACAAAAGCATAGATGTCATCATAGGAAGAATCCGAACAAAACTTGGCGAAAACTCAAAAGAGCCAAAATACATACACGCCATCAGAGGAGTTGGTTATAAACTAACACAATGA
- a CDS encoding Do family serine endopeptidase, whose product MKKIVFISIFAASALLAANIEFKNADNDFKRINPEFDTDVVISYHDSVSSAKKSVVNISTKKVVSSSPHGSMDGLLDDPFFRQFFGFNFGIPQEKTRQFSSLGSGVIISNDGYIVTNNHVVEDADEILVNLSDDDKEYKAKVVGTDPKTDIAIIKIDAKNLEAIKFADSSKLLEGDMVFAIGNPFGVGSTITQGIISALNKSNIGLNQYENFIQTDASINPGNSGGALVDSRGALIGINSAILSRGGGNNGVGFAIPSNMVKDIAKQLISDGKIQRGYIGVMISDLTKEQKDVYKNSNGALIISIEKDMPADKAGLKRGDLVIKANDKDIKSANDLKNLIGSLTPNKNINIEYERGGKVEKTSVKLADMDSGKTSQASTTGSKESVKGLKVNNLSEDIRYKYNISQDINGVLVVSVDKDSDGFKAGFSRGDVIIQVGDKEVKNIDEFNTAIAKNKDKKTLIWVIRNGVPQGLVINNK is encoded by the coding sequence ATGAAGAAAATTGTTTTTATATCTATTTTTGCTGCATCGGCTCTTTTGGCTGCAAATATCGAGTTTAAAAATGCAGATAATGATTTTAAAAGAATAAACCCAGAATTTGACACCGATGTAGTCATCTCTTACCACGACTCAGTTAGTAGCGCTAAAAAATCAGTAGTTAATATATCAACCAAAAAAGTAGTCTCATCTAGCCCTCACGGCTCTATGGATGGGTTGCTTGATGATCCATTTTTTAGACAATTTTTTGGCTTTAACTTTGGAATTCCACAAGAAAAAACTAGACAATTTAGCTCTTTAGGCTCTGGCGTTATCATATCAAACGATGGATATATAGTGACAAACAACCATGTTGTAGAAGATGCTGATGAGATTTTAGTAAATTTAAGCGATGATGATAAAGAATATAAAGCAAAAGTCGTAGGAACAGATCCAAAAACAGACATTGCTATCATAAAAATTGATGCTAAAAATTTAGAAGCTATTAAATTTGCTGATTCAAGCAAACTACTTGAAGGAGATATGGTTTTTGCCATAGGAAATCCTTTTGGTGTGGGAAGTACGATAACGCAAGGTATCATTTCAGCGCTTAATAAAAGCAACATCGGCTTAAACCAATATGAAAATTTCATTCAAACAGATGCTTCGATTAACCCTGGAAACTCAGGTGGCGCGCTTGTTGATAGCAGAGGCGCTTTAATAGGCATAAACTCAGCCATACTAAGTAGAGGTGGCGGAAACAACGGCGTAGGCTTTGCAATTCCATCAAATATGGTAAAAGATATCGCAAAGCAGCTTATTAGCGATGGCAAGATACAGCGCGGATATATAGGCGTTATGATAAGCGATTTGACAAAAGAGCAAAAAGATGTTTATAAAAACTCAAATGGAGCTTTGATAATCAGCATAGAAAAAGATATGCCAGCAGATAAAGCCGGTCTAAAAAGAGGTGATTTAGTCATAAAAGCAAACGATAAAGATATAAAATCAGCAAATGACCTTAAAAACCTCATAGGCTCACTAACACCAAACAAAAACATCAATATCGAGTATGAAAGAGGCGGAAAAGTAGAGAAAACCTCTGTAAAACTTGCCGATATGGATAGCGGTAAAACATCTCAAGCTTCAACAACTGGCTCAAAAGAGAGCGTAAAAGGCTTAAAGGTAAATAACTTAAGCGAAGATATCAGGTATAAATATAACATAAGCCAAGATATAAACGGCGTTTTGGTTGTTAGCGTTGATAAGGACTCTGATGGATTTAAAGCTGGTTTTTCAAGAGGAGATGTTATCATACAAGTTGGCGATAAAGAGGTTAAAAATATAGATGAATTTAACACAGCGATAGCTAAAAATAAAGATAAGAAAACTCTTATCTGGGTTATTAGAAATGGCGTACCGCAAGGTTTAGTGATAAATAATAAATAA
- a CDS encoding HlyD family type I secretion periplasmic adaptor subunit: MLKIFKKIDDDSHEFKPLLVEIESSPANPLANFILYTVVAIIVVSILWLVFAKIDIVVSASGKVVPDGEIKILKPIESGIISNILVKEGDKVKANQALILIDPSVSKVNLTTKQDELKALNYSIARLKALSDIDRATFNDIAKNKTTHTLNVKLDNINNKTDKQDSISALSQDELNLYLNQKDSYIQGINQLNLRIEQLDSNILATKADIKRLNTLKKSSAKRLKRLDSVKDIIALKEYDELKNAIAEYSSQLSVAYSKLDELNSKKDETSKELSNFISTSKSKWLDELLIKQKEANTLQADINAIEFQTKQQVISSPVDGYVGKLLIHTQGSAINAQEELISIIPSSQKLIIKATVLNKDIGFLKPNQDVAIKVDTFNFQKYGKLEGKLIHISNDSIKDEKLGEVYEIKVGLVTNFLIVDGEKKELEPGMSVISEIKVGKRRVIELFIYPIIRYLDEGLSVR; this comes from the coding sequence ATGTTAAAAATATTTAAAAAGATTGATGATGACTCACACGAATTTAAACCTCTTTTAGTAGAGATAGAATCCTCTCCTGCTAATCCTCTAGCAAATTTTATACTCTATACCGTTGTAGCTATTATAGTAGTATCTATACTGTGGCTTGTGTTTGCTAAGATTGATATTGTAGTTAGTGCAAGTGGCAAGGTTGTTCCTGATGGAGAGATAAAAATTTTAAAACCGATAGAAAGTGGAATCATATCAAATATCTTAGTAAAAGAAGGTGATAAAGTAAAAGCAAATCAAGCTTTAATCCTAATAGATCCAAGCGTATCGAAGGTAAATTTAACCACAAAGCAAGATGAGCTGAAAGCGTTAAACTACTCTATAGCCAGACTTAAAGCACTAAGCGATATAGATCGTGCTACTTTTAACGATATTGCTAAGAATAAAACAACCCATACTCTAAACGTAAAATTAGATAATATTAACAATAAAACGGATAAACAAGATAGTATATCTGCCTTAAGTCAAGATGAATTAAATTTGTATTTAAATCAAAAAGATAGCTACATACAAGGCATTAATCAACTAAATTTAAGGATAGAACAACTAGATAGCAATATCTTAGCAACAAAAGCCGATATAAAAAGACTAAACACGCTTAAAAAAAGCAGTGCTAAAAGGCTTAAAAGATTAGATAGCGTAAAAGATATAATAGCCTTAAAAGAGTATGATGAGCTAAAAAATGCCATAGCGGAGTATTCATCGCAACTATCGGTAGCTTACTCGAAACTAGATGAGCTAAATAGTAAAAAAGATGAAACAAGTAAAGAGCTAAGTAACTTTATATCTACTTCAAAGTCTAAGTGGCTAGATGAGCTGCTTATAAAACAAAAAGAGGCAAATACGCTCCAAGCAGATATAAACGCGATAGAGTTTCAAACCAAACAACAAGTCATAAGCTCTCCGGTAGATGGATACGTAGGCAAACTGTTGATTCACACTCAAGGCTCAGCCATAAACGCTCAAGAAGAGCTTATCTCTATAATCCCATCAAGTCAAAAACTAATCATAAAAGCAACGGTATTAAACAAAGATATAGGCTTTTTAAAACCAAACCAAGATGTGGCTATCAAAGTCGATACATTTAACTTCCAAAAGTATGGCAAACTAGAAGGTAAGTTAATCCATATATCAAATGACTCTATAAAAGATGAAAAGTTAGGTGAGGTATATGAGATAAAAGTTGGCTTAGTAACAAACTTTTTAATAGTAGATGGAGAAAAGAAAGAGCTAGAACCTGGAATGAGCGTAATCAGTGAGATAAAAGTAGGTAAAAGAAGAGTCATAGAACTATTTATTTATCCTATTATCAGATACCTTGATGAGGGATTAAGCGTTAGATAG
- a CDS encoding ArsS family sensor histidine kinase: MKRSSIFYTITFIFILAIISISLAFLWLMDYDKQNYTRELNAKYSIVSRATLLHMTGLITDDDYESQMKNFKMPEVVDKTRKNYILNSATIIQEITADIGSSAILLHKKKHFLRIRHADTTMLLQDSDYQPYRYDIIKVIFSLVFLTVLITYIFIIRKIKPLRRLKRQINKFANGDLDISNVSTGNDEISEVADAFYNSVMQIKKLNESRQLFLRNIMHELKTPITKGRITVEMIEKGKYQDRLISVFEKLEDLINEFAAVERATAGIGLNEMGEFSLQELIDEAIKLAMIDKNRVEIMFEEDIMLQVDFKLFSIAIKNMIDNGMKYSLDRKIKILANQNSIEFHTLGSKLDQQLEFYIEPFSKGKNAKQSFGLGLYIVDNILKSHGLKFSYKHTDEINIFSFENIDKIIIKEDFQSLDDIDNVS; the protein is encoded by the coding sequence ATGAAGCGTTCATCTATATTTTATACCATAACTTTTATATTTATTTTAGCTATTATTAGCATTTCGCTCGCTTTTTTATGGCTGATGGATTATGATAAACAAAACTACACAAGAGAGCTAAACGCTAAGTATTCCATAGTCTCTCGCGCTACACTTTTACATATGACTGGGCTTATAACCGATGATGACTATGAGTCGCAGATGAAGAATTTTAAAATGCCAGAAGTTGTAGATAAAACGAGAAAAAACTATATCTTAAACAGCGCAACCATCATACAAGAAATCACCGCCGATATCGGCTCATCGGCTATACTTTTACACAAAAAAAAGCATTTTTTAAGGATAAGACACGCCGATACAACGATGCTTTTACAAGACTCGGACTATCAGCCCTACAGATATGACATCATAAAAGTTATATTTTCTCTTGTTTTTTTAACAGTTTTGATAACTTATATCTTCATAATACGTAAAATCAAGCCACTTAGAAGGCTTAAAAGGCAGATTAACAAATTTGCTAATGGTGATCTTGATATCTCAAACGTAAGCACCGGAAATGACGAGATTAGCGAAGTTGCAGATGCATTTTACAACTCTGTTATGCAGATAAAAAAGCTTAACGAATCAAGGCAACTTTTTTTACGAAACATCATGCACGAGCTTAAAACTCCCATAACAAAAGGCAGAATAACTGTAGAAATGATAGAAAAAGGTAAGTATCAAGACAGGCTTATATCTGTTTTTGAAAAACTTGAAGACTTGATAAATGAATTTGCAGCAGTCGAGCGAGCAACCGCTGGAATCGGACTTAACGAGATGGGCGAGTTTTCGCTACAAGAGCTAATCGATGAAGCGATAAAACTAGCAATGATAGATAAAAATCGAGTTGAGATTATGTTTGAAGAAGATATCATGCTTCAAGTTGATTTCAAACTATTTTCAATCGCGATAAAAAATATGATAGATAATGGCATGAAATACTCTTTGGATAGAAAAATCAAAATTTTAGCCAACCAAAACAGCATAGAATTCCACACTCTAGGCTCAAAACTTGACCAACAACTTGAGTTTTACATAGAGCCGTTTTCTAAAGGCAAAAACGCTAAGCAAAGCTTTGGACTTGGGCTTTATATAGTTGATAATATACTAAAATCACATGGGCTTAAATTTAGCTACAAGCACACAGATGAGATAAATATATTTAGCTTTGAAAATATCGATAAAATCATCATAAAAGAAGATTTCCAAAGCCTTGATGATATCGACAATGTTTCTTAA
- a CDS encoding peptidase domain-containing ABC transporter, giving the protein MSSSALVCLEICASFFKVSIDSFEIKNRFAISEAEPSIEELTRIAKQSGFKAKLKKLNLANLYRYTPPFIAQDRDGVYFTILKLEHESKRAIIYKGGSDTLNISYDELAILSNSKIIILSNAILSKNIKFGFGWFYKRMLSYKTMVYQILLASFIIQLFGLVTPLFTQVVLDKVLVHHSISTLNVIAFAFLAVILFEMLLSLSRNYIFAHTTTKIDARLGDELFSHLVLLPMIYFENRKVGNIVARVRELDSIREFIANKSVTVLLDMLFSIVFVAMMLLYSIKLTLIALAFVTSIALIYFFITPTLRKRLEEKFQMGAASNSYLVESITGMQTIKSLAIEGSMKKHWEDYLGKYVKSSFNLSNLSNIASGFAGALQKFMTLCILYFGVGLVIEGRLSVGQLIAFQMFAGQFSAPVMRLVGLWNELQQALLSVDRLGDILNNPTEQTTDKPIALNNIKGDIKFDNVSFRYSPNSNLVLKNLNFEIKANKSVGIVGRSGSGKSTITKLIERLYIQSEGSIYIDDLDIRHLNPYILRGHIGVVLQENYLFSGSIKENICYAKPSASMNEILSVSKASGAHEFIQALPQGYDTLVGERGSSLSGGQRQRVAIARALLNTPKILIFDEATSALDYESESIINKNLSQIKQNKTFIIIAHRLSTVKNCDEIIVLDKGEIVERGTHNELMIKNGYYKHLYSQQGL; this is encoded by the coding sequence TTGTCATCTTCAGCCTTAGTTTGTCTTGAAATTTGCGCATCTTTTTTTAAGGTTAGTATAGATTCATTTGAGATTAAAAACAGATTTGCTATAAGCGAAGCTGAGCCTAGTATCGAAGAGCTAACTAGGATTGCTAAGCAAAGTGGCTTTAAAGCCAAGCTTAAAAAGCTAAATTTAGCCAACCTTTATCGCTATACTCCACCATTTATCGCTCAAGATAGAGATGGAGTTTATTTTACTATCTTAAAGTTAGAGCACGAGAGTAAAAGAGCTATTATTTATAAGGGCGGAAGTGATACTTTAAATATCAGCTATGATGAGTTAGCCATCTTAAGCAATTCTAAGATTATAATCCTTTCAAACGCGATTCTTTCTAAAAACATTAAATTTGGCTTTGGCTGGTTTTATAAACGAATGCTTAGTTATAAAACTATGGTTTATCAAATCCTTCTAGCCAGTTTTATAATCCAGCTTTTTGGGCTTGTAACTCCGTTGTTTACTCAAGTGGTTCTTGATAAAGTACTGGTTCATCATAGTATTAGCACGCTTAATGTGATAGCGTTCGCCTTTTTAGCTGTTATTTTATTTGAAATGCTACTTAGTCTTAGCAGAAACTATATATTTGCTCATACTACAACAAAGATTGATGCAAGGTTGGGTGATGAGCTTTTTTCACACTTGGTATTATTGCCTATGATTTACTTTGAAAACAGAAAAGTTGGAAATATAGTAGCTAGAGTAAGAGAGCTTGATAGTATAAGGGAATTTATAGCTAACAAATCAGTCACAGTACTTCTTGATATGCTTTTTAGCATTGTATTTGTAGCGATGATGTTACTTTATAGTATTAAACTTACTTTAATAGCACTAGCATTCGTAACTTCGATAGCTTTAATTTACTTTTTTATAACACCAACTCTTAGAAAAAGGCTTGAAGAGAAATTTCAAATGGGAGCAGCATCTAACTCATACTTAGTTGAAAGTATTACTGGTATGCAAACAATCAAATCTTTAGCCATAGAAGGTAGTATGAAAAAGCACTGGGAGGACTATCTTGGCAAGTATGTAAAATCAAGCTTTAACTTATCCAATCTAAGTAATATCGCAAGCGGCTTTGCAGGAGCACTGCAAAAGTTTATGACACTATGTATCCTTTACTTTGGAGTTGGACTTGTGATAGAAGGGCGACTTAGCGTTGGACAGTTGATTGCTTTTCAGATGTTTGCAGGTCAGTTTAGCGCTCCTGTTATGAGACTAGTAGGATTATGGAACGAACTTCAACAAGCGCTTCTAAGTGTAGATAGGCTAGGCGATATTCTTAATAACCCAACCGAGCAAACCACAGATAAGCCAATAGCGTTAAATAACATAAAAGGCGATATTAAATTTGATAATGTTAGCTTTAGATACTCGCCAAACTCAAATTTGGTATTAAAAAATTTAAACTTTGAGATAAAGGCTAATAAAAGTGTAGGCATAGTAGGAAGAAGCGGAAGCGGAAAAAGTACTATAACAAAACTAATTGAGCGGCTTTATATACAAAGTGAGGGCTCGATTTATATAGATGATCTTGACATTAGGCATTTAAACCCATATATACTTAGGGGTCATATAGGAGTTGTCTTGCAAGAGAACTATCTTTTTAGTGGAAGTATTAAAGAAAATATCTGTTATGCAAAACCAAGTGCATCTATGAATGAGATTTTAAGTGTTAGCAAGGCTAGTGGAGCTCATGAGTTTATACAAGCTCTACCGCAAGGTTACGATACGCTTGTGGGCGAAAGAGGCTCAAGCCTAAGTGGAGGACAAAGACAAAGAGTAGCTATAGCAAGAGCTCTTTTAAATACTCCTAAAATTTTAATATTTGATGAAGCGACTTCGGCGCTTGATTATGAAAGCGAAAGCATAATAAATAAAAATCTATCCCAAATCAAACAGAATAAAACATTTATCATTATAGCTCACAGGTTAAGCACTGTTAAAAACTGCGATGAGATAATAGTGCTTGATAAAGGCGAGATAGTAGAGCGCGGAACACACAACGAACTTATGATAAAAAATGGATATTATAAGCACCTATATAGCCAACAAGGGCTCTAA